Below is a genomic region from Shimia isoporae.
TGAGGGCTTCGGTTTCCGCAGGCGTGTCCTTGACGTTACCCGAAGCGAGAACCGCCATTGGGGCGGCATAGTAAGGCACCGAGAAATCGACGACTTTCTCGCGTTCTTCCGTGATGGAGAACTGCTGCAGGTTGAAGTCGAAATTCTTGGGGCCTGGCTGGATGGCCTCGTCGAAGGAAGACCGAACCCAGGTTACGGCATCTGCTGCAAAGCCCATTTCTTCTGCGACGGCATAGGCCACAGCGGCCTCAAAGCCATTGCCGCTTTCGGGCGCATCATCCATGACCCACGGGTAGTATGCAGGATTGCCGGTGGCGATCGTCAGCGTGCCCTCGGTCAGAGTTTTGCCATCGGCGCAGTGACCTGCAGCAAAAGCGGTAGAAGCAGAAAGCGCCAGTACGGCGGCAGTGGTGAATAGCTTGGTCATGGAAGTCCCCTCTCTCAAAGTGGCGTGAGCAACCCTAGAAAGGGGCGGCAGGCATTGTCCAGAACCCCTGCGCATTTTCCTGACGGTTTGGTCAGGTTTTTTGGCCGATGCGCAGTTTGTCACCGCGGGGCAGGACCGGTGCTCTTGCGTGAAACCAGATGCACCGGAAGGATATGGATGCGCGCGCTGTTCTCCTGCCCGCGGATAAGGCCAAGAATGGACATTGCGGCCTGATGACCCATCTTGTTGCGAGGCTGGTGAATTGTGGTGAGGGGCGGATTGAAAACCTCGGTCATCTCGATGTTGTCAAATCCGGCAACGGAAACATCTTCCGGCACACGCACCCCTGCGCGGTTCAAGGCAGAGATCAGGCCAAATGCGATCTGGTCAGAGGCGCATATCCACGCTGTTGGCGCGTCTGTCATTGCCAATATGGCAGCCGCAGCGACGCGCCCCGCATCAATGGAAAAGTCACCGGGCACAATCCAGTCATCACGGATTTCGCCGCCAAGGGCGCGAACGCGGGACACGAAGCCTTCGCGGCGCACAGTGGAAAGAACATTGGAAGCCGGCCCCATCACGTGACCGAATCGCCGATGACCGTTTTCCCAGAGATGATCGACAAGATTCGCCATGCCGCCCATGTTGTCAGCCCGGACTGAGGGACAATCGACGTCGTTGACCCATTCACAGGCAAAAACCATCGGGCAGGACGGATTGTTATTCTGCACCTGCGCAAAGTCGGATTGCGAGATGCTCCCGTCGAGGACAATCACGCCGTCTGCCTGACCGGCCGCGATCAACCTGTCCATTTGGTCGACAGAAAGCGGCGCGTCGCCGCTGTCAGTGACCAACAGGTTGTAGTCTTCGGCGTTCAGGGCCCGCTCGAGACCGGACAAAATGTTGGAAAAGAACGGGTTAGATAAGTTCGGAACAAGAGCCAAAATGGAACGGCTGCTGTTTGTCCGCAGATTTCGCGCAGCACGATTCACGCGATATCCGGTTTCACTTACCGCCGCGAGAACGGCCTCACGCGTGTCTTTTGACACTTTGTCCGGATTGTTCAGAACGCGACTTACGGTGGCGGTCGAGACTCCGGCGAGGCGGGCCACGTCGACTACTTTGGGTGCGGATCGAGGGGTTTTTGTTTTTTGCACCATTTAATTCTTGACTCAAATTAAGAGCAGGCTACCATTTTGTAATCGATTACAACATTGCTGCATTCTCGTGCGCGACCCCAAGAGGAGGGGGAAGCGGGGCGGAAAGACAGTTTGGGAGAACATGTAATCGATTACAAGGGCAATCAGGCCCATTAGGGAGGAAGAAATGAATTTCATGAAAGCTACCACCGCTGGCATCGCGTTTTGCGCGGCTGGCGCCGTTTCTGCGGCGGAACTGGAAGTCACCCACTGGTGGACTTCGGGCGGCGAGGCCGCGGCTGTTGCAGAATTCGCCAAAGCGTTTGACGCGACCGGCCACACATGGATTGACGGCGCAATCGCCGGTTCGGGCGGCACCGCGCGTCCGATCATCATCAGCCGGATCATCGGTGGTGACCCGATGCATGCCACGCAGCTGAACCATGGCCGTCAGGCGGAGGAGCTGATTGAAGCAGGTCTCTTGCTGGACCTGACCGATGTTGCCGAAGCAGAAGGCTGGAAGGACATCGTGAACCCGACATCGCTGTTGGACAGCTGTACTGTCGATGGCAAAGTATATTGCGCGCCTGTGAACATTCACAGCTGGCAGTGGATCTGGCTCAGCCACAAAGCCTATGAAGACGCTGGCGTGCCGGTTCCGTCCAACTGGGACGAGTATGTTGCCTCTGCCGCAGCATTGGAAGCGGCTGGTAAAATCCCGCTGGCGATGGGCCAACAGGCATGGCAGTCTTCCGGCGCATTTGGCGTGATCAACGTCGCAGTTGGCGGCGTCGAGCTCTGGAACAAGATCAACGTTCAGAAAGACGCCGAAGCAGCTGGTGGTCCGGAAATGGCCAAGGTGTTCGAAGCGGCGGCAGCGGCACGCGCTATGGCAGCCAACTCCAACGTTCAGGACTGGAACCAGGCGACAAACCTTGTCATTACCGGTCAAGCCGGCGCGCAGATCATGGGTGACTGGGCTCAGGGTGAATTTCAGGTGGCCGGCCAGGTCGCAGGTCAAGACTACACCTGTCTGCCAGGTCTGGGTGTGAACGAAGTTATCTCCACCGGCGGTGACGCGTTCTACTTCCCCAAACAAGATGATCCTGAAATCGAGAAGGCCCAGAAAGAACTGGCGGCTCTGCTGTTGAGCCCGGAAGTTCAGGTCAACTTCAACCTGAAGAAGGGCTCCTTGCCGGTTCGTGGTGACATCGATCTGGCGGCTGCCAACGATTGTATGAAGAAGGGTCTCGAAATCCTCGCGGCAGGCAACATCCTGCTGTCGGGTGATCAGGTTCTGTCAGCGGACACCTCGGGTCAGATCGAAGACCTGATGGTCGAGTTCTGGAACGACCCGTCCTACTCGGCGGCTGATGCTCAGGCGAAATACGCCTCGATCATCGCTGACGCGGACTAATCGCAAAGACGCGGGGGCTGGCTTGAGGCCGGCCCCTGCTCTCTTCGCATCTTACCTGACACAGATTTCAGCTTGGCCCGTCGGGATGCGGGATCAAGCGGGGGACGCTGACTATGGCTGTGACCGACAGCGGGGGGACGGAGTCCGCGAGGACCACGTCCAAGAAACCCAACCGCCTATTCAAGAACCTGACGGCAAAGCTCGCCTCGATCCCGATGATACTGACCGCTGTTGTGGTTTTCATCGGATGCACGGGGTGGACGATCTACCACTCATTTACCAAATCGCGACTACTGCCGGCGCCGGACAAATGGGTCGGGCTTGATCAGTACGAACGTCTTTGGAGCACACGGCGCTGGCTGGTCAGCATCGAGAACCTCGCGATATACGGGGTTTGCTCGCTGATCCTGAGCCTTGTGATCGGCTTTACTCTGGCGGCTCTTCTGGACCGGAAAATCCGCGGCGAGAACGTGTTCCGCACGATCTTTCTGTATCCGTTCGCCTTGAGCTTCATCGTTACCGGCCTTGTCTGGCAATGGGTTCTCAATCCCCAGTTTGGCATTCAAAGCGTGGTGCAGCGCTGGGGCTGGGAAAGCTTTGCGTTTGACCCCCTGAACAACGCGGACATCGTTATCTACGGCATCCTGATTGCCGGCATCTGGCAGGGCTCCGGCTTTATCATGGTCATCATGCTGGCCGGTTTGCGCGGCATCGACGAAGACATTTGGAAAGCCACGCGTGTCGAAGGAATCCCCGTTTGGAAAACCTACATCGTTGTGATCATTCCAATGATGCGTCCGGTCTTTGTGACTGCGCTGGTGCTGATCGCCGCAGGGATCATCAAAGTTTATGACCTTGTTGTCGCCCAAACGTCGGGGGGACCAGGCATATCCTCGGAAGTTCCCGCGAAATACGTCATCGAGAAAATGTTCCAATCCCAGAATCTTGGGCAGGGCTTTGCGGCCTCCACCATGATGCTCCTGAGCGTCCTCGTGGTGCTGATCCCCTGGGCCTACCTTGAATTCGGAGGCAAGCGCCGTGACTGATGCAACCGCAAACGCCAATACGGCACCCGCAAAACAACGCGTAACGCCTCGTGGCGCAAAACCGCGCCGCCGCCTGTCTCCTGCAAACATCATGCTCTATGGCACCTTGTTCGTGGCGTCCGTCTACTACCTGTTGCCGCTTTACGTGATGATCGTGACTTCACTAAAAGGCATGCCGGAAATCCGGCTCGGCAATGTGTTCTCTCCGCCAGTCGAAGTGACATTCGAGCCATGGGTGAAGGCCTGGGCGGAAGCCTGTACCGGCATCAACTGCGATGGCCTGAGCCGCGGCTTCTGGAATTCCGTGCAGATCCTCGTGCCTTCGGTGGTGATCTCTATCGCGATTGCCTCGGTCAACGGCTATGCCCTGTCACTCTGGAAGTTCAAGGGTTCGGAAGTCTTCTTCACCATTCTGATCTTTGGAGCCTTCATTCCCTATCAGGTGATGATCTATCCGATTGTTATCCTGTTGCGTGAAGCCGGTGACGTGCTGTCGGCCATCACGGGAACCAAAATCCGCCTGATGGGCAGTATTTGGGGACTTGTGATCGTTCACACAATCTTTGGCATGCCAATCCTGACGCTGTTGTTCCGCAACTATTTCGCCTCGGTGCCGGAAGAGCTTTTCAAGGCCGCCCGCGTGGACGGCGCCGGGTTCTGGGGCATCTATTTCCGGATCATGCTGCCAATGGCTCTGCCGATCTTTGTTGTGGCGATGATCCTTCAGGTCACAGGTATCTGGAATGACTTCCTGTTCGGGGTGATCTTCACCAAGCCCGAGACCTATCCGATGACGGTGCAGCTCAACAATATCGTCAACTCGGTGCAGGGCGTGAAGGAATATAACGTCAACATGGCCGCCACGCTTCTGACCGGCCTTGTCCCTCTCATCATCTACTTTGCCTCCGGCAAACTCTTCGTGCGCGGCATCGCCGCCGGCGCAGTAAAGGGCTGACCATGACCAATGTAACTGTCAAAGACCTCACGCTTGAATTCGGCGCCGTGCGCGTGCTGGACAAGCTCAATATCGAGATCGAGGAGGGCGAGTTCCTCGTGCTGCTTGGTGCATCAGGCTGTGGCAAGTCCACACTTCTGAACTGTGTGGCAGGCCTGCTGGACATCACGGACGGCGAAATCCACATCGGCGGTCGCAACGTGACATGGGAAGAGCCCAGCGAACGAGGCATCGGCATGGTGTTTCAGTCCTACGCGCTCTATCCGCAGATGACAGTCGAAGGGAACCTGTCCTTCGGCCTGAAAAACGCCCGTGTCCCAAAAGCGGAAATTGCTGAGCGGGTCGCCCGCGCGGCGGAAATCCTGCAGATCGAGCCGCTTCTGAAACGCAAGCCTGCTGCCCTGTCGGGCGGACAGCGCCAGCGTGTCGCAATCGGTCGCGCGCTGGTGCGGGACGTGGATGTGTTCCTGTTTGACGAGCCTCTTTCCAACCTTGATGCGAAGCTACGCGCCGACCTTCGGGTAGAACTCAAGCTGCTGCACCAGAAACTCGACAACACCATGATCTATGTAACGCACGATCAGGTCGAAGCGATGACGCTTGCCGACCGGATCGCGATCATGCGGGGCGGCGTCGTGCAACAGATTGCCAGCCCTTCCGAAGTCTACAACCGTCCGTCAAACAAATACGTCGCAGGCTTTATCGGGTCGCCGACGATCAACTTCTTCGAAGGTTCCATCACGGACGGCACCGCGCCAGAATTCTTGGCGGCGGACATGAAGATGCCGCTGGCCGGCTATGAAGCTTCACAAGGTGCACTTTCACCGCGTCCCGCTTGGCTTGGCGTGCGTCCGGAGGCGGTCATCACCGGTACCGACGTGGACAAACAACCATTCACTGCAGAGATCACGGTGGAACTGTTCGAAGCCATGGGCGCGGACACGCTGGTTTACACAACATTGGCTGGTACCCCTTTCCGGTTCCGCATGAGCGGACAGGCTCGGGTGGCGGCTGGCGACACGCTGCGGATCGGGTTCGACCCGGCGCAGGGCTCTCTTTTTGACAAGACAACCGAGGAGCGTCTTTGACGCCCCTAATTTTCGGAGACTGAAATGGGTTTTTCATTCCAACTGTATTCCTCGCGTGATGTCGCGAGCCAAGAGGCCTTTCTCTCGCGTTTGGCCGAGCTGGGCTACACTGCTGTCGAAGGCTATGGCGGTGTTTACGGCAACGCTGACAGCTTCTCCGAAGCGATGCGTGCCAACGGCCTGACGATGCCGAGCGGTCACTTTGGCATCGATGATCTGCGCGAAAACTTCGACGGCGTGATGGCGCTGGCGGAGACCCTGGGCATCGAGCATGTGATCGTTCCCTATCTGAACGCCGAAGTGCGTCCCGCGGACACCGCCGGCTGGCAGGCATTCGCCAAGGAGCTGGCGGCGATCGGCGAGAAGGTCAAAGCGACAGGCAAATCGTTCAGCTGGCACAATCATGATTTCGAGTTCGAAGCTCTCCCGGACGGGACTTACCCGATGGAAGTGATGCTGGAAGCGGCGACTTCAATCGGCTGGGAAGCCGACTTGGGTTGGGTTGCGCGCGCCGGTCTCGACCCTGCGCCGTTTGTTGAGAAATGGGCCGACCGTCTGGTGGCAGTGCACGTCAAGGACATCGCCAAGGAAGGCGAGGGGCTGGATGAAGATGGCTGGTCAGATATTGGCGAAGGTGTCGTGGATTGGGCCGGTCTGTTGAAGCTGATCCGTGCAAAGGCGCCGAACGCCATCCTCGTTGCGGAACAAGACAAGCCGAGCGACGCAGATCGTTTTGCAACCGTCTCGATGACAAATCTGAAAGGGATGTGAGTGATGAGTGAAGCAGTCAAAGTCGGCATTATCGGATGCGGCAACATTTCATCCACCTATATGCGAATGGGTCGGTTTTTCCGCGACTACAAGGTCGTTGCCTGTGCTGACCTGAATATGGAAGCGGCCGAAGCGCGCGCGGCAGAATACGATCTTCGCGCGCTGACGATCGAGGAATTGCTGGCCGATCCGGAAATCGAGGTTGTGGTGAACCTGACAGTGCCAAATGCGCACTTCGAAGTGTCCAGCAACATCCTCAAGGCGGGCAAACATGTGTACTCCGAAAAGCCTTTTGTGCTGACTGCCCAGGAAGGGGCGGCGTTGAAGGCGCTGGCGGAGGAAAAGGGTCTGCGGATCGGGTCCGCGCCAGACACGTTCATGGGCGGCAGCCACCAGAAAGCACGGGAATTGATCGATGCCGGCGAAATCGGGCGCGTGAACTCCGGCACAATCCACGTCATGAGCGGCGGGATGGAGCACTGGCATCCAAATCCGGATTTCTTCTTCCAGCCCGGCGCAGGCCCGATTTTTGATCTGGCACCTTATTACCTGTCCAATCTTGTTCAGCTGCTGGGCCCGGTGTCCCGCGTGGTCGCCATGAGCAGCACGCCGAATTCCCATCGCACAATTGGATGCGGGCCGCGCGACGGCGAGAAGATCCCGGTCGACACGCCAACCACGGTGCATTCGATCCTGCAATTCGCGAATGGCGCGGTCATAAGCTACGGCACCAGTTGGGACGTGAAGGACCACGGGCATTCCAACATGGAGCTTTATGGTCAGGAAGGCACGCTTTACGTACCAGACCCCAACTTCTTTGGCGGTCAGTTGCGGCTGGCCAAGGGTGACGGATCGGAAGCGCTGATTTCCACCGGCCATCCGTTCAGCCAACCCAATGACGGCGACAACGCAAACTATCGTGGCGCGGGTCTCGCGGACATGGCAGCCGCTATTCGTGAAGGTCGCCCGCACCGGTGCAACGATGATCTGGCTGGGCATGTGGTCGAAGTCATGGGCGCGATTCTGGAAGCCGGCGAAACGGGCAACGCCATCGACATCAAAACCACCTGTGAGCGCCCTGCCCCGTTCAGCGCGGATGATGCCTTTGCCATCATGGAACTGGAGGAGACCTGATGCCGACGATGATTAAGGGACCTGCGCTGTTTCTGGCGCAGTTCGCGGATGATACCGCACCATTTAATCAGCTCGATACCATTGCGGATTGGGCGTCCGGTCTTGGCTACAAGGGCCTTCAGGTTCCTTCGGGCGACGCCCGCCTGATGGATCTGGACAAGGCCGCAGAAAGCCAAACCTATTGTGATGATCTGAAAGGTATGCTGGCAGAGCGCGGCATAGAGTTGACCGAGCTTTCGACCCACATTCAGGGACAGCTGCTTGCGGTGCATCCCGCATACGACAAACAGTTCGACGGATTTGCACCGGCGGCTGTGCACGGGAATGCCAAGGCGCGGACAGAATGGGCGCATGATCAGTTGATCAAGACCGCGCAGGCGTCGCGTAAGCTGGGGCTGGATGTCACGGTGTCCTTTTCAGGCTCGCTCGCATTTCCCTATCTCTACCCCTGGCCACAGCGGCCAGCAGGGTTGATTGACGAAGCCTTTGACGAGTTGGCACGGCGTTGGAAACCGGTGATGGATGCCTACGACGACCTCGGCGTGGACATCGCGTTTGAGCTTCATCCGGGCGAGGATCTGTTTGACGGAGCCACATTCGAAATGCTGCTGGATCGGCTGGGCAACCATCCACGCTGTACGATCAACTACGATCCGAGCCACTTTCTGTTGCAGCAGCTGGATTACCTGGCCTTCATCGACATCTACCACGAGCGCATCAAGGCGTTTCACGTCAAAGACGCGGAGTTCCGCCCGGACGGGCGCCAAGGCGTTTACTCGGGGTACCAACCCTGGATCAATCGTGCGGGCCGGTTCCGCAGTCTGGGTGACGGACAAGTCGATTTCCGCGCGATTTTCTCGAAGCTGGCGCAACACGGTTATGACAGCTGGGCTGTGCTGGAATGGGAATGCTGCCTGAAGGACTCTGCAACCGGCGCGGCCGAAGGCGCACCATTCATCATGGATCACATCATTGATGTGACCGAGAAGGCGTTTGACGACTTTGCGGACTCGGGGCTCAGCCAACAGGAAACCCGCGAACTTCTGGGATTGTCGTGATGGCGCGTCTCAAACTTGGCATGGTCGGCGGTGGCGAAGGGGCTTTTATCGGCGCGGTCCACCGTATGGCAGCGCGACTGGATGATCGCTGGGACCTCGTTGCCGGCAACCTTTCTTCCACGCCTGAAAAAGCAGCCCGATCAGCGGCCGCTATCGGGTTGTCACGTAGCTACGGGTCCTTCGAGGAAATGGCCCGCGAGGAAGCCGCACGCGAGGATGGCATCGATGCGGTGTCCATCGTGACCCCGAACCATATGCATGTTCCGGTTGCACGGGCATTTCTAGCGGCTGGCATACATGTGATCTGCGACAAGCCGCTGACCACAGATCTCGAAACCGCGCAGTCCTTTGCTGGGGAATGCAGCCAGTATGAGGCGCAATTCTTCCTGACGCACAACTACACCGGAAGCCCGCTTGTGCGGCAGGCGCGACAGATGGTGGCCGAGGGCATGTTGGGGAACATCCGACTTGTTCACGCCGAATATCTGCAGGACTGGCTAAGCCGCCCCGCTGATCCGGATAATGTACAGGCCGCGTGGCGCACCGATCCCGCGCGCACGGGCGGCGCCGGTGCCATCGGAGACATCGGCACGCATGCCTATAACCTCGCCTGCTTTGTGGCGGGCGAAACCGCCAGTCATCTGGCCGCGGATTTGCAGAGTTTTGTGGACGGACGTGAGGTTGATGACAACGCCAACATCCTGCTGAGGTTCGACTCGGGCGCTCGTGGTTCCATTTTCGCCAGTCAGGTTGCCACGGGCACCGAGAACGGGTTGAAGCTGCGCATTCATGGCGACAAAGGCGGTTTGAGCTGGGCGCAGGAAAATCCGAACGAGCTGATCTACACGCCGATTGGTGGCGTCGAACAGCGCATCACGCGCGGCGGTGCCGGCGCCATGTCTGCAGCAGAGGCTGTGACGCGGATACCCGCGGGCCATCCAGAAGGCTATCTCGAAGCGTTTGGCACGCTCTACCGCGAAGTTGCAGACCATCTTGCAGACGGCAAAACCGGAGCGTCGGACACAGTTCCGGGAATCGCCGAGGCAGTTGCAGGCATGGCATTTATCGATGCCTGCCAGCGATCGACAAAGGCAAACGCCGCTTGGTGTGACCTATCCTCCTGAGGTCACCTCATGCGGAACGAAAACGGCGCGGGGAACCTCCCCGCGCCGTTTTACTTTCAAGCGTTGCGCCTTAGATGCGCTCAATAGCGATAGCGATGCCCTGACCGCCGCCAATGCACATGGTAATCAAACCCTTGGAGCCACCAATGCGCTCAAGTTCGTACATTGCCTTGACGGTGATGATTGCGCCTGTTGCGCCGACGGGGTGACCGAGCGCGATCGCGCCGCCATTCGGGTTCACTTTGGCCGGATCAAGACCGAGGCCTTTGTTCACGGCAATCGCCTGAGCTGCGAAGGCTTCGTTGCTTTCGATCACGTCAAAGTCGGTGATTGCCAGACCTGTTTTTGCCAGCAGGTTCTCCACCGCAGGCACAGGACCGATGCCCATTACTTCGGGACGCACACCGGCGTGGGCATAGCCCAATACGCGGAACTTCGGTGTCAGACCGGCCTTCTCCGCGGCTTCGGCACGCGCGAGAACAATGGCGGCAGCGCCATCGTTGATGCCCGAAGCGTTGCCCGCGGTGACACGACCGTCTTTCTTGAATACAGGGCGCAGCTTGCCGAGAGTTTCCATGGTGGACGCGGTTGGGTGCTCGTCGCGGGCAAAGGCGACCATGTCGCGCTTCACTTTAACCTCGACCGGTACGATCTGCTCGTCGAAATAGCCGGCTTCGATGGCTGCGGCGGCGCGCTGCTGAGACGCGAGCGCGAAGGCGTCCATGTCCTCACGGGTAACGTCATGCTCATCTGCAACATTTTCGGCGGTGACACCCATGTGGCCGGTGCCGAAGGGGCAATTCAGCGCGCCCAGCATCATGTCGAGCGTTTTGACGTCGCCCATCTTTTGGCCCCAGCGCTGGGACTGCATGATGTA
It encodes:
- a CDS encoding ABC transporter substrate-binding protein, yielding MTKLFTTAAVLALSASTAFAAGHCADGKTLTEGTLTIATGNPAYYPWVMDDAPESGNGFEAAVAYAVAEEMGFAADAVTWVRSSFDEAIQPGPKNFDFNLQQFSITEEREKVVDFSVPYYAAPMAVLASGNVKDTPAETEALKGLLWGAMGGTTAVPMLMDAIGPNKDPLLYGDNADVTAAMQANQIDAALFDLPTALYLSAVVVEGSAVIGQFPADRSENPDQFGMLLEEGNALKACVDEAIMSLKGSGKLDAIEAEWLQQTTGVPLIK
- a CDS encoding LacI family DNA-binding transcriptional regulator; its protein translation is MVQKTKTPRSAPKVVDVARLAGVSTATVSRVLNNPDKVSKDTREAVLAAVSETGYRVNRAARNLRTNSSRSILALVPNLSNPFFSNILSGLERALNAEDYNLLVTDSGDAPLSVDQMDRLIAAGQADGVIVLDGSISQSDFAQVQNNNPSCPMVFACEWVNDVDCPSVRADNMGGMANLVDHLWENGHRRFGHVMGPASNVLSTVRREGFVSRVRALGGEIRDDWIVPGDFSIDAGRVAAAAILAMTDAPTAWICASDQIAFGLISALNRAGVRVPEDVSVAGFDNIEMTEVFNPPLTTIHQPRNKMGHQAAMSILGLIRGQENSARIHILPVHLVSRKSTGPAPR
- a CDS encoding ABC transporter substrate-binding protein; translated protein: MKATTAGIAFCAAGAVSAAELEVTHWWTSGGEAAAVAEFAKAFDATGHTWIDGAIAGSGGTARPIIISRIIGGDPMHATQLNHGRQAEELIEAGLLLDLTDVAEAEGWKDIVNPTSLLDSCTVDGKVYCAPVNIHSWQWIWLSHKAYEDAGVPVPSNWDEYVASAAALEAAGKIPLAMGQQAWQSSGAFGVINVAVGGVELWNKINVQKDAEAAGGPEMAKVFEAAAAARAMAANSNVQDWNQATNLVITGQAGAQIMGDWAQGEFQVAGQVAGQDYTCLPGLGVNEVISTGGDAFYFPKQDDPEIEKAQKELAALLLSPEVQVNFNLKKGSLPVRGDIDLAAANDCMKKGLEILAAGNILLSGDQVLSADTSGQIEDLMVEFWNDPSYSAADAQAKYASIIADAD
- a CDS encoding carbohydrate ABC transporter permease, coding for MILTAVVVFIGCTGWTIYHSFTKSRLLPAPDKWVGLDQYERLWSTRRWLVSIENLAIYGVCSLILSLVIGFTLAALLDRKIRGENVFRTIFLYPFALSFIVTGLVWQWVLNPQFGIQSVVQRWGWESFAFDPLNNADIVIYGILIAGIWQGSGFIMVIMLAGLRGIDEDIWKATRVEGIPVWKTYIVVIIPMMRPVFVTALVLIAAGIIKVYDLVVAQTSGGPGISSEVPAKYVIEKMFQSQNLGQGFAASTMMLLSVLVVLIPWAYLEFGGKRRD
- a CDS encoding carbohydrate ABC transporter permease, yielding MTDATANANTAPAKQRVTPRGAKPRRRLSPANIMLYGTLFVASVYYLLPLYVMIVTSLKGMPEIRLGNVFSPPVEVTFEPWVKAWAEACTGINCDGLSRGFWNSVQILVPSVVISIAIASVNGYALSLWKFKGSEVFFTILIFGAFIPYQVMIYPIVILLREAGDVLSAITGTKIRLMGSIWGLVIVHTIFGMPILTLLFRNYFASVPEELFKAARVDGAGFWGIYFRIMLPMALPIFVVAMILQVTGIWNDFLFGVIFTKPETYPMTVQLNNIVNSVQGVKEYNVNMAATLLTGLVPLIIYFASGKLFVRGIAAGAVKG
- a CDS encoding ABC transporter ATP-binding protein, giving the protein MTNVTVKDLTLEFGAVRVLDKLNIEIEEGEFLVLLGASGCGKSTLLNCVAGLLDITDGEIHIGGRNVTWEEPSERGIGMVFQSYALYPQMTVEGNLSFGLKNARVPKAEIAERVARAAEILQIEPLLKRKPAALSGGQRQRVAIGRALVRDVDVFLFDEPLSNLDAKLRADLRVELKLLHQKLDNTMIYVTHDQVEAMTLADRIAIMRGGVVQQIASPSEVYNRPSNKYVAGFIGSPTINFFEGSITDGTAPEFLAADMKMPLAGYEASQGALSPRPAWLGVRPEAVITGTDVDKQPFTAEITVELFEAMGADTLVYTTLAGTPFRFRMSGQARVAAGDTLRIGFDPAQGSLFDKTTEERL
- a CDS encoding sugar phosphate isomerase/epimerase family protein, whose protein sequence is MGFSFQLYSSRDVASQEAFLSRLAELGYTAVEGYGGVYGNADSFSEAMRANGLTMPSGHFGIDDLRENFDGVMALAETLGIEHVIVPYLNAEVRPADTAGWQAFAKELAAIGEKVKATGKSFSWHNHDFEFEALPDGTYPMEVMLEAATSIGWEADLGWVARAGLDPAPFVEKWADRLVAVHVKDIAKEGEGLDEDGWSDIGEGVVDWAGLLKLIRAKAPNAILVAEQDKPSDADRFATVSMTNLKGM
- a CDS encoding Gfo/Idh/MocA family protein — protein: MSEAVKVGIIGCGNISSTYMRMGRFFRDYKVVACADLNMEAAEARAAEYDLRALTIEELLADPEIEVVVNLTVPNAHFEVSSNILKAGKHVYSEKPFVLTAQEGAALKALAEEKGLRIGSAPDTFMGGSHQKARELIDAGEIGRVNSGTIHVMSGGMEHWHPNPDFFFQPGAGPIFDLAPYYLSNLVQLLGPVSRVVAMSSTPNSHRTIGCGPRDGEKIPVDTPTTVHSILQFANGAVISYGTSWDVKDHGHSNMELYGQEGTLYVPDPNFFGGQLRLAKGDGSEALISTGHPFSQPNDGDNANYRGAGLADMAAAIREGRPHRCNDDLAGHVVEVMGAILEAGETGNAIDIKTTCERPAPFSADDAFAIMELEET
- a CDS encoding sugar phosphate isomerase/epimerase family protein, whose protein sequence is MPTMIKGPALFLAQFADDTAPFNQLDTIADWASGLGYKGLQVPSGDARLMDLDKAAESQTYCDDLKGMLAERGIELTELSTHIQGQLLAVHPAYDKQFDGFAPAAVHGNAKARTEWAHDQLIKTAQASRKLGLDVTVSFSGSLAFPYLYPWPQRPAGLIDEAFDELARRWKPVMDAYDDLGVDIAFELHPGEDLFDGATFEMLLDRLGNHPRCTINYDPSHFLLQQLDYLAFIDIYHERIKAFHVKDAEFRPDGRQGVYSGYQPWINRAGRFRSLGDGQVDFRAIFSKLAQHGYDSWAVLEWECCLKDSATGAAEGAPFIMDHIIDVTEKAFDDFADSGLSQQETRELLGLS
- a CDS encoding Gfo/Idh/MocA family protein produces the protein MARLKLGMVGGGEGAFIGAVHRMAARLDDRWDLVAGNLSSTPEKAARSAAAIGLSRSYGSFEEMAREEAAREDGIDAVSIVTPNHMHVPVARAFLAAGIHVICDKPLTTDLETAQSFAGECSQYEAQFFLTHNYTGSPLVRQARQMVAEGMLGNIRLVHAEYLQDWLSRPADPDNVQAAWRTDPARTGGAGAIGDIGTHAYNLACFVAGETASHLAADLQSFVDGREVDDNANILLRFDSGARGSIFASQVATGTENGLKLRIHGDKGGLSWAQENPNELIYTPIGGVEQRITRGGAGAMSAAEAVTRIPAGHPEGYLEAFGTLYREVADHLADGKTGASDTVPGIAEAVAGMAFIDACQRSTKANAAWCDLSS
- a CDS encoding acetyl-CoA C-acyltransferase family protein — protein: MSDIVILGGARTAIGTFGGSLANTAPIDLGTVVAKEAMSRSGVEAGQIGNVVYGHVINTEPRDMYLSRVAAVNAGIPNTTPAMNVNRLCGSGAQAIVSATQSLMLGDADFALAGGAENMSKSPYIMQSQRWGQKMGDVKTLDMMLGALNCPFGTGHMGVTAENVADEHDVTREDMDAFALASQQRAAAAIEAGYFDEQIVPVEVKVKRDMVAFARDEHPTASTMETLGKLRPVFKKDGRVTAGNASGINDGAAAIVLARAEAAEKAGLTPKFRVLGYAHAGVRPEVMGIGPVPAVENLLAKTGLAITDFDVIESNEAFAAQAIAVNKGLGLDPAKVNPNGGAIALGHPVGATGAIITVKAMYELERIGGSKGLITMCIGGGQGIAIAIERI